The following proteins are encoded in a genomic region of Pelodictyon phaeoclathratiforme BU-1:
- the htpG gene encoding molecular chaperone HtpG: MSNNSNNGTSPVQEFEYKAEMKQLLDLIVHSLYTHPEIYLRELISNASDALSKVRFNALTDQEMLDKEVDLAIRITIDPKEMTFVIEDSGVGMTEEELIANLGTVAKSGTLGFMQSLKEQQKQLDGNLIGQFGVGFYSVFMVTEEVTVETRSSHPGSQGFRWRSGGQGTYTIEKIDKAERGTKISFKFKEESKEFAEEYRVEQIVKKYSNFVDFPIYLGEKQLNSITALWQRSKNELKDEEVNEFYKFIANDYQDPLDYLPVSVEGMVTFKALLFLPKEAPPEMLYRQGELENHGPQLYVKKVLIQNECRDLLPEYLRFIAGVVDTEDLSLNVSREVVQSSPVMAKIRQILTGKILGWFESLAKEQPEKFKTFYKAFGPIIKIGLNTDFTNREKLIELLRFESTKTVDGEYVTLKEYSERMGADQKEIYYHSGTSKGQLLAHPNLEYFQEMGIEVLLLSDPVDVFVIPSIHEYDKKPLKSIEKADIDFSKKNKETPEPIAENLLSPVLQLFRETLGEGVEDVIESHRLVNSPVTLVSGKDGLDSQMEKMMKMMRSDMPAGKRILEVNTAHPIIRNLAGLISADPSNPLIVTAMKQLYEGALFLEGGLDSTTGFLSRMNELIEAATLSR; the protein is encoded by the coding sequence ATGAGCAACAACAGTAATAATGGCACATCGCCGGTTCAGGAGTTTGAATACAAGGCTGAGATGAAGCAACTGCTCGACCTGATTGTTCATTCGCTCTATACCCATCCCGAAATATATCTCAGAGAGCTGATTTCCAACGCCTCTGATGCGCTCAGCAAGGTGCGTTTCAATGCCCTGACCGATCAGGAGATGCTCGACAAGGAGGTCGATCTCGCCATCCGTATCACCATTGATCCGAAAGAGATGACCTTTGTTATCGAGGACAGTGGCGTCGGCATGACAGAAGAGGAGTTGATTGCCAACCTCGGTACGGTTGCAAAGTCGGGGACGTTGGGCTTCATGCAGTCGCTCAAAGAGCAGCAGAAGCAGCTTGATGGCAACCTTATCGGTCAGTTTGGCGTCGGCTTCTATTCGGTTTTCATGGTAACGGAAGAGGTTACCGTTGAGACAAGAAGCTCCCATCCCGGTTCGCAAGGCTTCCGCTGGCGCTCTGGTGGTCAGGGTACCTACACGATTGAAAAGATCGACAAGGCTGAGCGGGGAACAAAAATTTCCTTCAAATTCAAAGAGGAGTCGAAAGAGTTTGCCGAGGAGTACCGTGTTGAGCAGATTGTCAAAAAATATTCAAACTTTGTTGATTTCCCCATCTATCTCGGCGAGAAGCAGCTCAACAGTATCACCGCCCTCTGGCAGCGTTCAAAAAATGAGCTGAAGGATGAGGAGGTCAATGAGTTCTACAAGTTCATCGCCAACGATTATCAGGATCCCCTCGACTACCTGCCTGTCTCCGTCGAAGGAATGGTCACCTTTAAAGCGCTTCTCTTTTTGCCAAAAGAGGCTCCACCCGAGATGCTGTATCGTCAGGGTGAACTCGAAAACCACGGGCCGCAGCTCTATGTCAAAAAGGTGCTGATCCAGAATGAGTGCCGTGACCTTCTGCCCGAGTACCTTCGTTTTATCGCAGGCGTTGTTGACACCGAAGATCTTTCGCTCAATGTATCAAGAGAGGTTGTTCAGTCCAGCCCGGTGATGGCCAAAATCCGTCAGATCCTCACCGGCAAGATTCTTGGCTGGTTTGAATCGCTTGCCAAAGAGCAGCCTGAGAAGTTCAAGACCTTTTACAAGGCATTCGGCCCGATTATCAAAATCGGTCTGAACACCGACTTTACCAATCGGGAAAAACTGATTGAGCTGCTGCGGTTTGAAAGCACAAAAACTGTCGATGGTGAATATGTGACGCTCAAAGAGTACAGTGAAAGGATGGGCGCCGATCAGAAAGAGATCTATTACCATTCCGGAACCAGCAAGGGACAGCTTCTTGCCCATCCCAACCTTGAGTATTTCCAGGAGATGGGTATTGAGGTCCTGTTGCTCAGCGATCCTGTTGACGTTTTTGTGATTCCCTCCATTCATGAATACGATAAAAAGCCGCTGAAATCCATTGAAAAGGCAGATATCGATTTTTCAAAGAAGAACAAGGAGACGCCGGAACCGATTGCAGAGAATCTTCTTTCGCCGGTGCTTCAGCTTTTCCGTGAAACCCTCGGTGAAGGAGTTGAGGATGTCATTGAGTCGCATCGGCTTGTTAACTCCCCGGTAACACTGGTGAGTGGCAAGGATGGTCTCGACAGCCAGATGGAAAAGATGATGAAGATGATGAGGAGTGATATGCCCGCCGGAAAAAGGATTCTCGAGGTCAATACCGCACACCCCATTATCAGAAATCTTGCCGGATTGATCAGTGCAGATCCCTCCAATCCGCTCATTGTAACTGCGATGAAACAGCTTTATGAAGGTGCATTGTTTCTTGAGGGTGGACTTGATTCAACGACCGGATTTTTATCAAGAATGAATGAGTTGATCGAGGCCGCGACGCTTTCCAGATAG
- a CDS encoding N-acetylneuraminate synthase family protein produces the protein MAEVTIGNRKVGDGHPVFVIAEIGINHNGSMDVAKKLIAGAAAAGCDAVKFQKRTPELCVPKDQRDIERDTPWGRMKYIDYRYKVEFGRDEYLEIDRYSKEQGVLWFASCWDEDSVDFMEQFEPPCYKAASASLTDLPLLKKTASTGRPLLISTGMSTMEEVEKTVDELGRENILIAHTNSTYPSPIEELNLRMITTLKARYPEVPIGYSGHEVGLATTWAAVALGATFIERHVTLDRAMWGSDQAASVELPGMARLVSNIRDIEKALGDGIKHVYAGEAAARKKLRRT, from the coding sequence ATGGCGGAAGTCACCATAGGAAACAGAAAAGTAGGGGACGGGCATCCTGTTTTTGTCATTGCTGAAATTGGCATCAACCATAACGGGTCGATGGACGTTGCAAAAAAGCTTATAGCGGGTGCAGCGGCTGCCGGATGTGATGCGGTCAAGTTTCAGAAGCGCACTCCGGAACTCTGTGTTCCAAAGGATCAGCGTGATATAGAGCGTGATACTCCCTGGGGGAGGATGAAGTATATCGATTACCGCTACAAGGTTGAGTTTGGACGGGATGAGTATCTTGAAATAGACCGTTACAGCAAAGAACAGGGCGTTTTGTGGTTTGCCTCCTGCTGGGATGAAGATTCAGTGGATTTTATGGAGCAGTTTGAGCCGCCCTGCTATAAGGCCGCCTCAGCATCGTTGACCGATCTTCCACTGCTGAAAAAAACCGCATCTACCGGAAGGCCGCTGCTCATCTCTACCGGGATGTCTACCATGGAAGAGGTAGAAAAAACCGTTGATGAGCTTGGTCGTGAGAATATTCTTATTGCGCATACCAATTCGACCTATCCCTCTCCGATTGAAGAGCTGAACCTGCGGATGATTACGACTCTCAAAGCCCGTTATCCCGAAGTGCCGATAGGCTATTCTGGTCATGAAGTGGGGCTTGCAACCACCTGGGCCGCTGTAGCGCTTGGAGCAACGTTCATTGAGCGTCATGTCACCCTTGATCGTGCCATGTGGGGCTCCGATCAGGCCGCGTCGGTAGAGCTGCCGGGTATGGCAAGGCTTGTTTCCAACATTCGTGATATCGAAAAAGCACTTGGTGACGGCATTAAACATGTTTATGCCGGTGAGGCGGCAGCCCGTAAAAAATTGCGACGCACCTGA
- a CDS encoding KdsC family phosphatase, which translates to MLSLTIGELAERAGKIKLVISDNDGVFTDNGVYYSERGEEMKRYSIRDGMGVERLRDRGVDTAIMTGEVSPSIKRRAEKLGMKRLYLGAREKLPLLERVMAETGLQRHELAYIGDDVNDVEIMKEIALEGLTACPADATIFVEPYIHYRAHADGGYGAFRDFAEWLIMLRDS; encoded by the coding sequence ATGCTGTCATTAACGATTGGGGAACTTGCGGAAAGGGCCGGGAAGATAAAACTTGTCATTTCCGACAATGATGGTGTTTTTACCGATAACGGCGTTTATTATTCGGAGAGGGGAGAGGAGATGAAGCGTTATTCCATCAGGGATGGGATGGGCGTGGAGCGGCTGAGAGATAGAGGTGTTGATACCGCCATCATGACCGGTGAGGTTTCGCCGAGTATCAAGCGGCGTGCTGAAAAGCTGGGGATGAAGAGACTCTATCTTGGTGCCAGGGAGAAGTTGCCGTTACTTGAGAGGGTTATGGCTGAAACCGGACTGCAACGGCATGAGCTGGCCTATATTGGTGACGATGTCAATGATGTGGAAATTATGAAAGAGATTGCTTTGGAGGGATTGACAGCGTGCCCGGCAGATGCGACCATTTTTGTTGAGCCATATATTCATTATCGGGCTCATGCTGATGGCGGCTACGGTGCATTCAGGGATTTTGCAGAGTGGTTGATCATGCTCCGAGATTCCTGA
- a CDS encoding inorganic diphosphatase: MNFNPWHDVEIGENQPNIVNAIIEISKGSKTKYELDKKTGMLKLDRVLYSAVFYPANYGFIPKTLGDDHDPLDILVISQSDIVPLCMVRARVIGVMRMVDHGEGDDKIIAVAEDDISMSNVHNIDQLPPYFTSELQHFFEEYKSLEQKTVLVEEFQSAEIARQSIVHAIDNYRKVYC, from the coding sequence ATGAATTTTAATCCCTGGCACGATGTTGAGATAGGAGAGAATCAGCCGAATATCGTCAATGCTATTATCGAAATTTCAAAAGGCAGTAAAACGAAGTACGAACTTGACAAAAAAACCGGTATGCTGAAGCTTGACCGGGTGCTTTATTCCGCTGTTTTCTACCCTGCAAATTACGGTTTCATTCCAAAAACACTTGGTGATGACCATGATCCGCTTGATATCCTTGTGATTTCCCAGTCGGACATTGTTCCGCTTTGCATGGTAAGGGCAAGGGTTATTGGTGTCATGCGCATGGTTGATCATGGAGAGGGCGACGACAAGATTATTGCCGTTGCTGAAGATGATATCAGCATGAGCAACGTTCACAATATTGATCAGTTGCCACCCTACTTCACCTCGGAGTTGCAGCACTTCTTTGAAGAGTACAAATCACTTGAGCAGAAGACTGTTCTTGTCGAAGAGTTCCAGAGCGCAGAGATTGCCCGCCAAAGTATTGTTCATGCTATTGACAATTACAGAAAAGTTTACTGTTAA
- a CDS encoding alanine/glycine:cation symporter family protein, whose translation MATLEKVLDQISGYVWGVPLLVLLFGTHLFLTFRLGFIQKYTFRAIRMSFTRSSEGEGEISHFGALVTALAATIGTGNIVGVATAVAAGGPGAVLWMWLTGVFGIATKYAEAVLSVKYRTVAEDGTVSGGPMYVLEKAMKMKWLAVLFALFTSVAAFGIGNMVQANSIATMVQHNFHVSTWITGVVLTVFTAVVIIGGITSIAKVCEYLVPFMAFFYVAGCIVLLFLRQETILDSIQLIISSAFTGQAAMGGFAGAGVKEAMRFGIARGLFSNESGLGSAPIVAAAAQTKHPVKQALISSTGTFWDTVVVCLATGIVVVNSGMWQSGLKGAELTSAAFNEVPYIGNAVLTFGLLTFVFSTILGWSYYGEKAIEYLFGKKLIMPYRWAWVAAVMVGSVASLQIVWTFADIANGLMALPNLVSLIVLSPVVAAETKDYFSRPQ comes from the coding sequence GTGGCTACTCTTGAAAAAGTATTGGATCAGATCAGCGGTTATGTATGGGGAGTTCCCTTGCTGGTGCTTCTTTTCGGGACACATCTTTTTTTGACCTTTCGGCTTGGTTTCATCCAGAAGTATACTTTCCGGGCTATCAGGATGTCGTTCACCAGAAGCAGTGAGGGTGAAGGGGAGATCAGCCATTTTGGAGCGCTTGTTACGGCGCTTGCAGCAACCATAGGAACCGGCAATATTGTTGGTGTTGCTACAGCCGTTGCTGCTGGCGGTCCGGGGGCAGTGTTATGGATGTGGCTGACCGGTGTCTTCGGTATTGCTACCAAATATGCAGAAGCGGTGCTTTCTGTGAAATATCGCACGGTTGCAGAGGATGGTACGGTTTCGGGAGGCCCGATGTATGTTCTCGAAAAAGCGATGAAGATGAAATGGCTTGCCGTGCTTTTTGCTCTTTTCACCTCCGTGGCTGCTTTTGGTATTGGTAATATGGTACAGGCTAATTCCATTGCGACGATGGTTCAGCATAACTTCCATGTCTCCACCTGGATAACCGGTGTTGTGTTAACCGTTTTTACTGCGGTTGTCATTATCGGCGGCATCACCTCCATTGCAAAGGTCTGTGAATATCTGGTTCCCTTTATGGCCTTCTTTTATGTGGCCGGCTGTATCGTTCTGCTTTTTTTACGGCAGGAGACTATTCTTGATAGCATTCAACTTATAATTTCATCGGCGTTTACCGGTCAGGCAGCAATGGGCGGGTTTGCAGGAGCCGGTGTGAAAGAGGCGATGCGTTTCGGTATTGCCCGAGGTCTCTTTTCCAACGAGTCCGGGCTTGGCAGCGCTCCGATCGTTGCTGCGGCAGCCCAGACCAAACATCCGGTAAAACAGGCGCTTATCTCCTCAACCGGTACCTTCTGGGATACGGTAGTGGTCTGTCTTGCGACTGGAATTGTTGTTGTCAATTCCGGTATGTGGCAAAGCGGGCTGAAAGGAGCTGAACTAACCAGTGCCGCTTTCAACGAAGTTCCCTACATCGGCAATGCTGTCTTGACCTTTGGCCTCCTCACCTTTGTTTTTTCCACCATTCTTGGCTGGTCTTATTATGGGGAAAAGGCAATAGAATACCTCTTTGGCAAAAAGCTCATTATGCCCTATCGCTGGGCATGGGTTGCTGCCGTTATGGTTGGTTCTGTTGCTTCGCTGCAGATTGTCTGGACCTTTGCCGATATTGCCAATGGCCTTATGGCGCTGCCCAACCTGGTTTCCCTGATTGTGCTCAGCCCGGTTGTTGCTGCAGAAACAAAGGACTATTTTTCTCGTCCGCAATAA
- a CDS encoding peptide chain release factor 3: MDLIKETARRKTFAIISHPDAGKTTLTEKFLLFGGAIQTAGAVKSNKIRKTATSDFMEIEKQRGISVATSVMGFEYGGKRVNILDTPGHKDFAEDTYRTLTAVDSVILVVDCVKGVEEQTEKLMEVCRMRQTPVIIFINKMDREGRNPFELLDELEHKLQISVRPLTWPISQGQTFKGVYNLYKKELNLFDANTTRISESNIRVNDLNDPELEKWIPESFCKKLREDVALIEGVYEPFHKETYRSGLLAPVFFGSAINNFGVRELLETFLAVAPSPDEREATERIVKASEEAMSGFVFKIHANLDPNHRDRTAFFRICSGSFERNKFYYHTRLKKKIRFSSPTQFMANEKSVVDESWPGDVIGLYDNGSLKIGDSLTEGEELHFRGIPSFSPEIFKALENRDPMKAKQLDKGVRQLTEEGVAQLFIQHGARKIIGTVGELQFDVIKFRLEHEYGAQCDFTPLRFKKAFWVTSANKEMLEEFLRRKWNAIAHDKEDHPVFFAESEWMMKTAREDYPELEFHTTSEFKTEG; the protein is encoded by the coding sequence ATGGATTTAATAAAGGAAACCGCACGAAGGAAAACATTTGCCATCATCAGCCATCCTGATGCCGGGAAAACAACACTGACAGAAAAATTTCTGCTCTTCGGTGGCGCCATTCAGACCGCTGGCGCCGTAAAAAGCAACAAGATCCGCAAGACTGCAACCAGCGACTTCATGGAGATCGAAAAGCAGCGCGGAATATCCGTAGCTACATCGGTCATGGGGTTTGAATATGGCGGAAAACGGGTCAATATTCTCGATACACCCGGCCACAAAGACTTTGCTGAAGACACCTATCGAACACTGACCGCTGTCGACAGTGTTATTCTTGTCGTGGATTGCGTCAAAGGGGTTGAGGAACAGACAGAAAAACTGATGGAGGTGTGCCGGATGCGCCAGACTCCGGTCATCATCTTTATCAACAAGATGGATCGTGAAGGGCGCAACCCTTTTGAACTGCTCGACGAACTTGAACACAAGCTGCAAATCAGTGTCCGGCCGCTGACCTGGCCAATCAGCCAGGGCCAGACCTTTAAAGGCGTTTACAATCTCTACAAAAAAGAGCTGAACCTTTTTGATGCCAATACTACCCGCATCAGCGAAAGCAATATTCGGGTCAATGACCTGAACGACCCTGAACTGGAGAAATGGATCCCTGAAAGTTTCTGCAAAAAACTCCGGGAAGATGTTGCCCTGATTGAGGGAGTCTATGAACCATTTCACAAGGAGACCTACCGCTCCGGCCTGCTCGCTCCGGTCTTTTTCGGCAGCGCCATCAACAACTTCGGCGTCAGGGAGCTCCTCGAAACATTCCTTGCCGTCGCGCCAAGCCCCGATGAGCGGGAGGCAACCGAGCGCATCGTCAAAGCCTCAGAAGAGGCAATGAGCGGCTTTGTCTTTAAAATCCACGCCAATCTCGACCCCAACCACCGCGACCGCACCGCCTTTTTCCGGATCTGTTCCGGCAGTTTCGAGCGCAACAAATTCTACTACCACACCCGGCTGAAGAAAAAAATACGTTTTTCAAGCCCGACCCAGTTCATGGCCAACGAAAAAAGTGTGGTGGATGAATCCTGGCCAGGCGACGTCATCGGCCTCTACGACAACGGCTCCCTGAAAATCGGCGACTCGCTGACCGAGGGTGAAGAGCTGCACTTCCGTGGAATCCCAAGCTTTTCGCCTGAAATCTTCAAGGCGCTTGAAAACCGCGACCCGATGAAGGCCAAACAGCTCGACAAAGGGGTGCGCCAGCTCACCGAAGAGGGTGTTGCACAGCTTTTCATCCAGCACGGCGCCCGCAAAATTATCGGCACGGTTGGAGAGTTGCAGTTCGACGTCATCAAGTTCCGTCTGGAACATGAATATGGCGCCCAGTGCGACTTCACTCCCCTGCGCTTCAAAAAGGCATTCTGGGTTACCAGTGCCAACAAGGAGATGCTCGAAGAGTTTCTTCGCCGCAAATGGAACGCCATCGCACACGACAAGGAAGATCATCCTGTATTCTTCGCCGAGAGCGAATGGATGATGAAAACTGCCAGGGAGGATTATCCCGAACTTGAGTTCCACACCACGTCGGAGTTCAAGACCGAGGGGTAA
- a CDS encoding heavy metal translocating P-type ATPase codes for MTTKSYTVKGMHCASCAAIITKKLSKVEGITEVNVNLATETAKLEFDNNSLTAEALNEIVNKYGYSLEAEQPTTERGDVVSDAAKKRAEKERELHKQLRKVQFTLPVALLVFFLMMWGIAAMFFHLIPHLPLSMELLNLFFMLISTWMVFRTGAPFLHGIVMFVRSGAASMDTLIGIGTVTAYLYSALITLIPPVKAFLHAPDYTYFDTTIVVIGFVLLGKYLEARSKLKTGEAIEKLINLQAKSALVLREGKEIEIPVEEVRRGDLVIVKPGGKLPVDGTIAEGYSSIDESMVTGESIPVDKKAGDKVIGGTINKQGSFTFTASNVGPDTVLARIIRMVEEAQGSKAPIQQIADKVAGIFVPVVLILALLTLLIWLTIGSSALGFSAALSYGIMGMVGILVIACPCALGLATPTAIIVGIGKGAEYGILIRNAESLEKLSSVNTIVFDKTGTITTGNPQLTDIIVLHKESTPASLLQMAASVEKRSEHPLAEAIVEAAKKQNLTPGEITKFRAFEGIGVSAFIENRSVTVRKPVESEKKLPELQKLQEEGKTVVIIEESGICKGLIALSDTVKEEAKEAIQALHRKGLRVIMLTGDNHAAAKYMAQQVGIDEVIAEVVPRQKAQKIRELQALGKKVVMVGDGINDAPALAQADVGIAMATGTDVAMESAGITLLKGDINKVAQAITLSRATMRVIRQNLFWAFIYNSIGIPLAAGALFPVWGIFLNPVFSGLAMAGSSVSVVSNSLRLKRIKLS; via the coding sequence ATGACGACCAAAAGTTACACCGTAAAGGGGATGCATTGCGCGAGCTGCGCTGCCATCATCACCAAGAAGCTCTCGAAGGTTGAAGGCATTACAGAGGTCAATGTCAATCTTGCAACAGAAACAGCAAAACTGGAGTTCGACAACAACAGCCTGACAGCCGAAGCGCTGAATGAGATTGTCAATAAGTACGGCTACTCCCTTGAAGCGGAGCAACCGACGACAGAAAGAGGAGATGTGGTTTCTGATGCTGCAAAAAAGAGAGCAGAAAAAGAGAGGGAGCTTCACAAGCAATTACGAAAAGTGCAGTTTACCCTGCCTGTTGCCTTGCTGGTATTTTTCCTTATGATGTGGGGTATCGCTGCTATGTTTTTCCACCTCATTCCGCACCTGCCCCTCTCCATGGAGCTTCTGAACCTCTTCTTCATGCTCATTTCAACATGGATGGTCTTCCGCACAGGCGCTCCCTTCCTTCACGGAATTGTGATGTTTGTCAGAAGCGGCGCCGCAAGCATGGACACACTCATTGGTATCGGAACCGTGACGGCATACCTATACAGCGCACTCATCACCCTCATCCCTCCGGTGAAAGCGTTCCTGCACGCACCTGACTACACCTATTTTGACACAACCATTGTGGTGATCGGCTTTGTCCTGCTCGGCAAATATCTTGAAGCCCGCTCAAAGCTGAAGACCGGAGAGGCCATTGAAAAACTGATCAATCTCCAGGCAAAATCAGCACTTGTTTTGAGAGAGGGAAAAGAGATTGAAATTCCGGTCGAAGAGGTCAGAAGAGGCGACCTCGTTATCGTCAAACCCGGCGGCAAGCTCCCGGTCGATGGCACGATTGCAGAGGGCTACTCCTCCATTGACGAATCCATGGTGACCGGCGAGTCCATACCAGTTGACAAAAAAGCTGGCGACAAGGTGATCGGAGGAACCATCAACAAGCAGGGATCATTCACCTTCACCGCCTCAAACGTCGGCCCGGACACCGTTCTTGCACGTATCATCAGGATGGTCGAAGAGGCCCAAGGGTCGAAAGCGCCCATACAGCAGATTGCCGACAAGGTCGCCGGTATCTTTGTGCCGGTGGTTCTGATTCTTGCCCTGCTCACACTGCTCATCTGGCTGACCATAGGCTCCTCCGCTCTTGGATTTTCAGCCGCACTTTCCTACGGCATCATGGGCATGGTTGGCATTCTGGTGATTGCCTGCCCTTGTGCGCTGGGGCTCGCGACACCGACAGCCATCATCGTCGGCATCGGCAAAGGGGCTGAATACGGGATCCTTATCCGCAACGCAGAAAGCCTTGAAAAGCTCAGCTCCGTCAACACCATCGTTTTCGACAAAACCGGCACCATCACAACCGGCAATCCGCAACTCACCGATATCATCGTACTCCACAAAGAGTCCACACCGGCCTCCCTGCTCCAGATGGCCGCAAGCGTAGAAAAGCGCTCGGAACATCCGCTTGCCGAGGCAATTGTAGAGGCTGCAAAAAAGCAAAACCTCACTCCGGGAGAGATTACAAAGTTCAGGGCATTCGAAGGGATTGGCGTGTCGGCATTTATCGAAAACCGCTCTGTAACTGTTCGTAAACCGGTTGAGAGTGAAAAAAAGTTACCCGAACTTCAAAAGCTGCAGGAAGAGGGAAAGACGGTGGTCATCATTGAAGAGAGCGGCATCTGCAAGGGGCTGATTGCCTTGAGCGACACCGTCAAGGAGGAGGCAAAAGAGGCCATTCAGGCGCTGCACCGCAAAGGGCTCAGGGTCATCATGCTGACCGGTGACAACCACGCAGCCGCAAAGTACATGGCGCAACAGGTCGGCATCGATGAGGTGATCGCCGAAGTGGTACCACGGCAAAAAGCGCAAAAGATCAGGGAGTTACAGGCTTTGGGCAAGAAGGTGGTGATGGTCGGAGATGGCATCAACGACGCCCCTGCCTTGGCGCAGGCTGACGTAGGCATTGCCATGGCTACGGGAACCGATGTAGCCATGGAATCCGCCGGAATTACCCTGCTCAAGGGAGACATCAACAAGGTGGCACAAGCCATCACCCTCTCTCGCGCCACCATGCGGGTGATACGCCAGAACCTTTTCTGGGCCTTTATCTACAACAGCATCGGCATTCCCCTTGCCGCCGGAGCACTCTTCCCAGTATGGGGCATCTTCCTGAACCCGGTCTTTTCCGGTCTTGCCATGGCAGGCAGCAGCGTGTCGGTAGTCAGTAATTCGCTGCGGCTCAAGAGGATAAAGCTGTCGTAA
- a CDS encoding DUF1848 domain-containing protein gives MIISASRRTDIPAFFGEWLVNRLRAGEVLVRNPMQSKQVSRILLTPERVDALVFWTKNPENFLSSLPEIDLLGYSYYFLFTLTPYDATLEPGVPDKTKMVELFRQLSRLIGPERVVWRYDPVVLTHRFTPAWHTAAFSRLAGELSGSTERCIISFLDDYRKIRSRMRPLNYTLPDKGLMGELSGQFAADAARSGITLYTCSHDIDLSSHGIMHSRCIDAALVEQISGRSVSRRVKKAKSQRHACGCVESRDIGGYSTCTHGCLYCYAVSSQEKACSNRRLYDPLSPMLCDHLRGDEIITTALSS, from the coding sequence ATGATTATCAGTGCGAGCAGGAGGACGGATATTCCGGCGTTTTTTGGTGAGTGGCTGGTGAATCGCTTGAGGGCGGGGGAGGTGCTGGTGCGTAACCCTATGCAGTCGAAGCAGGTGAGCAGGATTTTGTTGACTCCTGAGCGTGTCGATGCTCTCGTTTTCTGGACGAAGAATCCTGAAAATTTTCTCTCATCTTTGCCGGAGATTGATCTTTTGGGGTACTCCTACTATTTTCTTTTTACGCTGACGCCCTATGATGCTACGCTTGAGCCTGGCGTTCCGGATAAAACAAAGATGGTGGAGCTCTTCAGGCAGCTTTCACGACTTATCGGCCCTGAGAGGGTGGTATGGCGGTACGATCCGGTTGTGTTGACCCATCGATTTACTCCTGCCTGGCACACAGCGGCGTTCAGCCGACTTGCCGGAGAGCTCTCTGGCTCTACGGAGCGCTGCATTATCAGCTTTCTTGACGATTATCGTAAAATCAGGAGCCGTATGCGCCCTCTCAACTATACGTTGCCTGACAAGGGGTTGATGGGTGAGCTGTCGGGCCAGTTTGCTGCTGACGCCGCGCGAAGTGGTATCACGCTCTATACCTGCAGTCATGATATTGACCTCTCCTCTCATGGCATCATGCACAGCCGCTGTATTGATGCCGCTCTTGTTGAGCAGATCTCGGGCCGTAGCGTGTCGCGGCGGGTTAAAAAAGCAAAAAGCCAGCGCCATGCCTGCGGATGTGTTGAGAGTCGCGATATCGGTGGCTATTCAACATGCACCCATGGCTGCCTCTACTGCTATGCGGTTTCCAGCCAGGAAAAGGCCTGCTCCAATCGTCGGCTTTATGATCCTCTCTCGCCAATGCTCTGTGATCATCTGAGGGGAGACGAAATCATTACGACAGCTTTATCCTCTTGA